The Orenia marismortui DSM 5156 genome window below encodes:
- a CDS encoding manganese catalase family protein gives MWNYEKILQYPVKVSKNDLEMAKYLYAQYGGPDSELSAGIRYLTQRYFIPTGEAKATLTEIGTEELAHWEILGTLIYKLTEGVPIQALREAGLGAHYAQHGKNLYPHDAAGVPWTASYIQSHEDPIATLHENLAAEQKARATYENLINLSNDAGVIDTLSFLRQREVVHFQRFGETLDIVRDYLENDNNYRG, from the coding sequence GTGTGGAATTATGAAAAGATATTACAATATCCTGTTAAAGTTAGTAAGAATGATTTAGAAATGGCAAAATACCTTTATGCGCAATATGGTGGACCTGATAGTGAATTATCAGCAGGCATTAGATATTTAACTCAAAGATACTTTATACCTACAGGCGAAGCCAAAGCTACTTTAACTGAGATTGGAACTGAAGAATTGGCTCATTGGGAAATTTTAGGGACATTAATTTATAAATTAACTGAAGGAGTTCCAATTCAAGCCCTAAGAGAAGCGGGCTTAGGAGCTCATTATGCTCAACATGGTAAAAACTTATATCCTCATGATGCAGCAGGAGTTCCATGGACAGCATCATATATTCAATCTCACGAAGATCCTATTGCTACTTTACATGAGAATTTGGCTGCTGAACAGAAAGCAAGAGCTACCTATGAAAACTTAATTAATCTTAGTAATGATGCAGGAGTTATTGATACCTTAAGCTTCTTAAGACAAAGAGAAGTAGTTCATTTTCAAAGATTTGGAGAGACCTTAGATATTGTGAGAGATTATTTAGAAAATGACAATAATTATAGAGGATAA
- a CDS encoding spore coat protein CotJB, whose translation MTREQLEMLKELMALDFYLVELSLFLNTHPNNRQALEDHNMIVREYKELKMDYVRRYGPLCTNCVSKYPWQYIETEWPWQINY comes from the coding sequence ATGACTAGAGAACAATTGGAAATGCTTAAAGAACTTATGGCTCTCGACTTTTATTTAGTAGAACTTAGTTTATTTCTTAATACCCACCCTAATAATCGACAAGCTTTAGAAGACCATAATATGATTGTCAGAGAATATAAAGAATTGAAAATGGATTATGTCAGAAGATATGGTCCTTTATGTACTAATTGTGTTAGTAAATACCCATGGCAATATATCGAAACTGAATGGCCATGGCAGATTAATTATTAA
- a CDS encoding spore coat associated protein CotJA: MANRRPNIEREHKPSCDCQLAEACIPFQNYGSRYSPMEALSIGTIFIDLYRPYKRKRI; encoded by the coding sequence ATGGCTAATAGAAGGCCCAATATAGAAAGAGAGCACAAACCTAGCTGCGATTGCCAACTAGCAGAAGCTTGTATTCCCTTTCAAAACTATGGTTCACGCTATAGTCCAATGGAGGCATTAAGCATAGGAACTATCTTTATCGATTTGTATCGACCATATAAACGAAAAAGAATCTAG